One window of the Rhipicephalus microplus isolate Deutch F79 chromosome 2, USDA_Rmic, whole genome shotgun sequence genome contains the following:
- the LOC142794529 gene encoding solute carrier organic anion transporter family member 4A1-like — translation MSQTEPEHSEFADKVSSNSGGWPAKERHRSLKRSDSAKGRRSQGGAVDDASSQQILSAREKIEAVALGKNEGENASLISRVTIGAEPDVAFSSTGVDTRCGILWIRPAALQRFCKPRFMLANMCAISFMHSFLTSGSINAVLPSLERRFQLRSFESAMIISAYNVANCIAIAPVAFMGTSRNKPVFIGVGVLTVGVGALLFSSVHFIAPAYQWGSEHQDLCPAGQLPDEFCLRGDVRNYRFLLMLANAMHGIGSTPFYTLGVSYMDESVPTRTVSTYLGVFSCMGVMGLGFGFMASGFFLRFYVDVTRDVKHLGLTSGSAVWVGAWWIGFLLSGLVMLVISLSSMLFPKHMPSYYSLIEEKNTESHLGEHVMKDASLRQLPGAIYGILSNSTFLSLALAGTADYMMTNAVAQISTKFFESQFAMSSSKAAAFLDAGAVTGGCGGTILGGHLVTRLNMSCENIIKMCLIVSIVPWVCIFMFRSYCPDPIFAVNIPAMLNGSDHFVFPCNKHCNCHNSVYNPVCSVDGTVFFSRVWLVVKHAWQKEERGCTLTVVA, via the exons ATGTCCCAAACCGAACCTGAACATTCCGAGTTTGCCGATAAGGTGTCCAGCAACAGCGGAGGGTGGCCTGCCAAAGAGCGCCACCGCAGTCTCAAGCGCAGTGATAGTGCCAAAGGTCGCAGATCTCAGGGCGGGGCTGTTGATGACGCGTCGTCCCAGCAGATTCTCTCAGCTCGTGAGAAAATAGAAGCGGTGGCCCTTGGGAAGAACGAG GGAGAGAACGCGTCGCTCATCTCCCGAGTTACGATTGGTGCCGAGCCAGACGTGGCCTTCTCCAGCACTGGGGTCGACACCCGGTGCGGAATACTGTGGATCCGGCCAGCGGCCCTGCAGAGGTTCTGCAAGCCACGTTTCATGCTGGCCAACATGTGCGCCATCTCGTTCATGCACAGCTTTCTCACCAGCGGCTCCATTAACGCGGTGCTGCCCTCGCTCGAACGCCGCTTCCAGCTACGCAGCTTCGAGAGCGCCATGATCATCAGCGCGTACAACGTGGCCAACTGCATCGCCATCGCGCCCGTCGCCTTCATGGGCACCAGCCGCAACAAGCCGGTGTTCATCGGCGTCGGCGTCCTGACTGTGGGCGTGGGCGCCCTCCTCTTCAGCTCGGTCCACTTCATCGCGCCCGCGTACCAGTGGGGTTCCGAGCATCAGGATCTCTGTCCGGCGGGTCAACTTCCGGATGAGTTCTGCCTCAGGGGTGACGTGCGCAACTACCggtttctgctcatgctggcgaACGCTATGCATGGCATCGGCTCGACCCCCTTTTACACGCTGGGCGTCTCATACATGGACGAGAGTGTGCCCACCCGCACGGTTTCCACGTACCTCG GTGTGTTTTCGTGTATGGGTGTCATGGGTCTCGGCTTCGGCTTCATGGCGTCCGGCTTCTTCTTGAGATTCTACGTGGACGTCACGAGAGACGTCAAACA CCTGGGCCTTACTTCTGGCAGCGCCGTCTGGGTTGGTGCATGGTGGATCGGATTCCTGTTGTCCGGTCTGGTGATGCTCGTCATTAGTCTGTCGTCGATGCTCTTTCCCAAGCACATGCCAA GCTACTACAGTTTGATTGAAGAGAAAAACACGGAAAGTCATCTAGGAGAGCACGTCATGAAGGATGCGTCCTTAAGACAGTTGCCAGGCGCTATTTATGGAATCCTGAGCAACAGCACATTTTTGTCTCTGGCCTTGGCCGGAACCGCGGACT ACATGATGACAAACGCTGTGGCGCAGATTTCGACGAAGTTCTTTGAATCTCAATTCGCCATGAGTTCGTCGAAAGCTGCGGCTTTCTTGG ATGCCGGCGCTGTTACCGGAGGATGTGGTGGCACGATCCTGGGAGGGCACCTAGTGACGCGCCTGAACATGTCCTGCGAAAACATAATCAAGATGTGCCTCATCGTCAGCATTGTGCCCTGGGTGTGCATATTCATGTTCCGAAGCTACTGCCCGGACCCCATCTTTGCCGTCAACATCCCGGCAATGCTGAA TGGCTCGGACCATTTCGTGTTTCCCTGCAACAAGCACTGCAACTGCCACAACAGCGTGTACAACCCAGTCTGTTCGGTAGACGGGACCGTGTTCTTCTCCCGTGTCTGGCTGGTTGTGAAGCACGCTTGGCAAAAGGAGGAGCGAGG GTGTACGCTAACTGTAGTTGCATAA